One segment of Deinococcus metalli DNA contains the following:
- a CDS encoding GNAT family N-acetyltransferase — protein sequence MSKSITLPDGVTVRLATRADVPAIVAIYNHAVLHTTASYDLEPVSVDSRLAWYDHKVADGWPVLVAEEGGEITGWATYGPFREKPGYRFTAEHSVYVREDCRGRGVGRTLLRALIALARERGLRTLVGGVDADNAGSLAFHEGLGFARVAHFRHVGHKFGRWLDLVFLQLDLESPAPATPAGTEAPASA from the coding sequence ATGAGTAAATCCATCACCCTTCCCGATGGTGTGACGGTGCGTCTAGCCACCCGCGCGGACGTCCCCGCCATCGTGGCGATCTACAACCACGCGGTGCTGCACACGACCGCGTCGTATGACCTGGAACCGGTCAGCGTGGACTCGCGGCTGGCGTGGTACGACCACAAGGTTGCGGACGGCTGGCCCGTGTTGGTGGCAGAGGAGGGTGGGGAGATCACGGGCTGGGCGACCTACGGGCCCTTCCGCGAGAAGCCCGGCTACCGCTTCACCGCCGAGCATTCCGTGTACGTCCGCGAGGACTGCCGGGGCCGCGGGGTGGGCCGCACGCTGCTGCGCGCGCTCATTGCGCTGGCGCGGGAGCGCGGCCTGCGGACCCTGGTGGGCGGCGTGGACGCCGACAACGCCGGCAGCCTCGCTTTCCACGAGGGGCTGGGCTTCGCGCGGGTCGCGCACTTCCGGCACGTCGGGCACAAGTTCGGCCGCTGGCTGGACCTGGTGTTCCTGCAACTCGACCTGGAGTCGCCGGCCCCGGCCACCCCCGCCGGAACGGAGGCGCCTGCGTCCGCGTAA
- the recQ gene encoding DNA helicase RecQ, translating to MTTAPADPMPRALAALKRMWGYDAFRGVQADIVRTLVDGGNALVLMPTGGGKSLCYQLPSLLRPGVGVVVSPLIALMKDQVDTLRQLGVRAAYLNSSLSPQDTREVEGALASGDLDLLYVAPERLLLPRTLELLERVPLGLFAVDEAHCVSQWGHDFRPEYQGLRVLPERFPDIPRVALTATADDRTRADILSVLDLHGAPQFISSFDRPNIQYRVANKEGPKTQLLDFIRAEHPGDAGIVYCLSRKSVEETAQWLVAQGVDAVPYHAGLSPRERSSAQERFLNEEGLIVCATVAFGMGIDKPNVRFVAHLDLPKSMEGYYQETGRAGRDGLPSTAWMVYGLADVVNVRRMLASSDAPEEVKRVEAAKLDALLTYCEAATCRRQILLGYFGEDSAQPCGNCDVCLNPPRVRDMTREAQMALSAAVRSGNRFGAAHLTDILLGRATEKVVSMNHHTLPTFGVGAAHDEKTWRSVLRQLVSLGYLAAGEHHGLSTTGKARALLKGETTLALREDSLVPQVSRRDRDRGRIGGGRAPVEAHDQPLFEALRAWRLAKARELAVPPYVIFTDASLKGIAELRPGSHATLGTVSGVGQRKLADFGDDVLGIVQQHQGTARATRPPTPAELGARSNSAVLGLLRPRASVAPAPLLPEHSPEEPSPEVAEALRELRRELARETGHSAFVIFPNAALDALAARQPRTVAALQGLPGLGPKRIEAYGDRIVEAINTAIEG from the coding sequence ATGACGACCGCGCCCGCCGACCCGATGCCCCGCGCCCTGGCCGCCCTCAAGCGCATGTGGGGCTACGACGCGTTCCGGGGCGTGCAGGCCGACATCGTCCGGACGCTGGTGGACGGCGGCAACGCCCTGGTGCTGATGCCGACCGGCGGCGGTAAGAGCCTGTGCTACCAGCTGCCCAGCCTGCTGCGCCCCGGCGTGGGCGTGGTGGTGTCGCCCCTGATCGCCCTGATGAAGGACCAGGTGGACACGCTGAGGCAACTGGGCGTACGGGCCGCATACCTGAACTCCAGCCTGAGCCCGCAGGACACCCGTGAAGTAGAGGGCGCCCTCGCCTCGGGGGACCTCGACCTGCTGTATGTCGCGCCGGAACGGCTGCTGCTGCCGCGTACGCTGGAGCTGCTGGAGCGCGTGCCGCTGGGCCTGTTCGCCGTCGACGAGGCGCACTGCGTATCGCAGTGGGGACACGACTTCCGGCCGGAGTACCAGGGCCTGCGCGTGCTGCCCGAGCGCTTCCCGGACATCCCGCGCGTGGCGCTGACCGCCACCGCCGACGACCGTACCCGCGCGGACATCCTGAGTGTGCTGGACCTGCACGGCGCGCCGCAGTTCATCTCCAGCTTCGATCGCCCGAACATCCAGTACCGCGTGGCGAACAAGGAAGGCCCCAAGACCCAGCTGCTGGACTTCATCCGTGCCGAGCATCCTGGTGACGCCGGCATCGTGTACTGCCTGTCGCGCAAGTCGGTCGAGGAGACCGCGCAGTGGCTCGTCGCGCAGGGCGTGGACGCCGTGCCGTACCACGCGGGCCTGTCGCCGCGCGAGCGGTCGTCCGCCCAGGAGCGCTTCCTGAACGAGGAAGGCCTGATCGTGTGCGCGACCGTCGCGTTCGGCATGGGCATCGACAAGCCCAACGTGCGCTTCGTGGCGCACCTCGACCTGCCCAAGAGCATGGAGGGCTACTACCAGGAGACCGGCCGCGCCGGCCGCGACGGACTGCCCAGCACCGCGTGGATGGTGTACGGCCTGGCCGACGTGGTGAACGTGAGGCGCATGCTTGCGTCCAGCGACGCGCCCGAGGAGGTCAAGCGCGTCGAGGCCGCCAAGCTGGACGCGCTGCTCACGTACTGCGAGGCCGCCACGTGCCGCCGCCAGATCCTGCTGGGCTACTTCGGTGAGGATTCCGCGCAGCCGTGCGGAAACTGCGACGTGTGCCTGAATCCCCCACGGGTGCGCGACATGACCCGCGAGGCGCAGATGGCGCTGTCGGCGGCCGTGCGCAGCGGCAACCGCTTCGGCGCGGCGCACCTGACCGACATCCTGTTGGGCCGCGCGACCGAGAAGGTCGTGTCGATGAACCACCACACGCTGCCCACCTTCGGCGTCGGCGCCGCGCACGACGAGAAGACGTGGCGCAGCGTGCTTCGGCAGCTCGTCAGCCTGGGCTACCTCGCGGCCGGCGAGCACCACGGCCTGAGCACCACCGGCAAAGCCCGCGCGCTGCTGAAGGGGGAGACCACGCTGGCCCTGCGCGAGGACAGTCTGGTGCCGCAGGTGAGCCGCCGCGACCGGGACCGCGGCCGGATCGGCGGGGGCCGCGCGCCCGTGGAGGCCCACGACCAGCCCCTGTTCGAGGCCCTGCGCGCGTGGCGGCTCGCCAAGGCGCGCGAGCTGGCCGTGCCGCCCTACGTGATCTTCACGGACGCGTCCCTGAAAGGCATCGCGGAGCTGCGGCCCGGCAGCCACGCCACGCTCGGCACCGTCAGTGGCGTGGGGCAGCGCAAGCTCGCAGACTTCGGGGACGACGTGCTGGGCATCGTCCAGCAGCACCAGGGCACGGCCCGCGCGACGCGCCCTCCCACGCCCGCCGAACTCGGCGCCCGCTCGAATAGCGCGGTGCTGGGCCTGCTCAGACCCCGCGCCAGCGTGGCCCCTGCGCCGCTGCTGCCGGAGCACTCGCCCGAGGAACCCAGCCCCGAGGTCGCCGAGGCCCTGCGTGAGCTGCGCCGCGAACTGGCCCGCGAGACCGGCCACAGCGCCTTTGTGATCTTCCCGAACGCCGCCCTGGACGCCCTGGCGGCGCGGCAGCCGCGCACGGTGGCGGCCCTCCAGGGCCTGCCCGGTCTCGGCCCGAAGCGCATCGAGGCGTATGGCGACCGTATCGTCGAAGCGATCAACACGGCCATAGAGGGCTGA
- a CDS encoding LysR family transcriptional regulator: protein MDLDDLRTFDHIVREGSFSRAAWVQGVAQATVSARIQGLEREVGGALFTRGRKVALTQRGVSFLPYVRRALGVLQDGLDAARLASTGERGRLAVGALRSLSGAFLAPAVAQAYRQHPGVEIVVREGRHAEIVDALADGVVELGVICWPPADGHHPDLTPVLHLVEEVRPTLHPQHPLAAGETITVPDLLTDAQPLLLLRWWQVTPPELLTLAAQARDVADVPTDTGRHLLLDGLGVGFYPALVIQPELDTGRLVQRALDGRPPLTRRTALVHLSRRTLSAPATRFVDVLTAQAGTLRLRADVV, encoded by the coding sequence ATGGATCTGGACGACCTGCGCACCTTCGACCACATCGTCCGCGAGGGCTCGTTCAGCCGCGCCGCGTGGGTGCAGGGCGTGGCCCAGGCCACCGTGAGCGCCCGCATCCAGGGCCTTGAGCGCGAGGTTGGCGGGGCGCTGTTCACGCGGGGGCGCAAGGTCGCCCTGACGCAGCGGGGCGTGAGCTTCCTGCCGTATGTCCGCCGCGCCCTCGGCGTGCTCCAGGACGGGCTGGACGCGGCGCGGCTCGCCAGCACCGGCGAACGCGGGCGGCTGGCGGTCGGGGCGCTGCGGTCACTGTCCGGGGCGTTCCTGGCGCCGGCCGTCGCGCAGGCGTACCGGCAGCACCCCGGCGTGGAGATCGTGGTGCGCGAGGGGCGCCACGCGGAGATCGTAGACGCCCTCGCGGACGGCGTGGTGGAACTCGGGGTGATCTGCTGGCCCCCCGCCGACGGTCACCACCCGGACCTGACGCCGGTCCTGCACCTGGTCGAGGAGGTGCGCCCGACCCTGCATCCGCAGCACCCGCTCGCTGCGGGCGAGACGATCACGGTGCCCGACCTGCTCACGGACGCGCAGCCGTTGCTGCTCCTGCGCTGGTGGCAGGTCACGCCGCCGGAACTCCTGACCCTGGCGGCCCAGGCTAGGGACGTCGCAGACGTGCCCACCGACACGGGCCGGCACCTGCTGCTGGACGGCCTCGGCGTGGGCTTCTACCCGGCCCTGGTGATCCAGCCCGAACTGGACACCGGCCGGCTCGTGCAGCGAGCGCTGGACGGCCGTCCGCCGCTGACCCGGCGCACTGCGCTCGTCCATCTGTCGCGCCGCACCCTGAGCGCACCGGCCACCCGCTTCGTGGACGTGTTGACTGCTCAGGCGGGCACGCTGAGGCTCCGGGCTGACGTGGTGTGA
- a CDS encoding Cof-type HAD-IIB family hydrolase: protein MLGLICVDVDGTLVGTGNTVRDDVWAAMADARARGVRIALCSGRPAVGNALAYARRLDGDGWHVFQNGASIVNVGSHESLSEAMPPGAVPALLAHAERTGRLLEVYTDTEYAFNQPGELAERHAALLGLPYEPRTPASLVGTVVRAQWVVPTGEQAEVMAEPHEGLALHPAGSPAMPDTMFISVTKAGVGKGAAVRKVAQRYGLDMDRVMMVGDGENDVDAMSVVGHPVAMGNAVAAARAASRYTVADVDAGGLREAVELALTL from the coding sequence ATGCTTGGACTGATCTGTGTGGATGTGGACGGCACCCTGGTGGGCACGGGGAACACCGTCCGGGACGATGTGTGGGCCGCCATGGCAGACGCCCGCGCGCGCGGCGTGCGGATCGCGCTGTGCTCCGGCCGGCCGGCGGTGGGCAACGCGCTCGCCTACGCCCGGCGACTGGACGGTGACGGCTGGCACGTCTTCCAGAACGGCGCGAGCATCGTGAATGTCGGCAGCCACGAGAGCCTGTCCGAAGCGATGCCGCCGGGCGCGGTGCCGGCCCTGCTGGCGCACGCCGAGCGCACCGGGCGGCTGCTGGAGGTCTACACCGACACCGAGTACGCCTTCAACCAGCCCGGCGAGCTGGCCGAACGCCACGCGGCGCTGCTGGGCCTGCCGTACGAGCCGCGCACGCCGGCGTCGCTGGTGGGCACGGTGGTGCGGGCGCAGTGGGTCGTGCCTACCGGGGAGCAGGCCGAGGTGATGGCCGAACCGCACGAGGGCCTGGCGCTGCATCCGGCAGGAAGTCCCGCCATGCCGGACACCATGTTCATCTCGGTCACCAAGGCCGGGGTGGGCAAGGGCGCCGCGGTGCGCAAGGTCGCGCAGCGCTACGGCCTGGACATGGACCGCGTGATGATGGTTGGCGACGGCGAGAACGACGTGGACGCGATGTCCGTCGTGGGCCACCCGGTCGCCATGGGCAACGCGGTCGCCGCCGCCCGCGCGGCCTCGCGCTACACCGTTGCGGACGTGGATGCCGGCGGCCTGCGCGAAGCGGTGGAGCTGGCGCTCACGCTCTGA
- a CDS encoding S10 family peptidase — translation MTERDDPPASPAASTDRPKDTPRDEVSVTHHSVTLNGRTLAYTVTAGTMVLNDEAHAKDGESEGVKPRARVFFVAYALDGAPDPRTRPVTFSFNGGPGSSSVWLHLGVLGPRRVVMGDAGALTGPPYDLTDNDFTLLTESDLVFIDPVSTGYSRVTEGEKPGDFHGFGRDIESVGDFIRLWVSRAGRWLSPKFLIGESYGTTRAAGLSGYLQQRHGLFLNGIMLVSSILDFSTVDFTPGHDLPYVVHLPTQAATAWYHGALDGDRTLAAVLAEAEAFADGEYAAALHLGARLDDTRRAEVARTYARLSGLSEDFILRSDLRVTLARFRKELLRGRGVTVGRLDSRFTGLDRDSGGAEPSDDPSMTAILGSYTAAMNHYVRVELGFESDLPYEILTGRVRPWSYKEFENKHVRVSDTLREAMHQNQHLKVFVASGYYDFATPYHATRHTLDHLALHGSLRGNVRVAYYEAGHMMYVHQPSLAALADDLRTFLAWAVER, via the coding sequence ATGACGGAACGCGACGATCCGCCGGCCAGCCCGGCCGCTTCCACCGACCGGCCCAAGGACACCCCACGTGACGAGGTGAGCGTCACCCACCACAGCGTCACCCTAAACGGGCGGACGCTGGCGTACACCGTGACGGCCGGGACGATGGTACTGAACGACGAGGCCCACGCCAAGGACGGCGAGAGCGAGGGCGTCAAGCCCCGCGCCCGCGTGTTCTTCGTGGCCTACGCGCTGGACGGCGCGCCCGACCCCCGGACGCGGCCCGTGACGTTCTCCTTCAACGGCGGACCCGGCAGCAGCAGCGTGTGGCTGCATCTGGGCGTGCTCGGCCCGCGCCGCGTGGTCATGGGGGACGCCGGCGCCCTGACCGGCCCGCCGTATGACCTCACCGACAACGATTTCACCCTGCTGACCGAGTCCGATCTGGTGTTCATTGACCCGGTGAGCACGGGGTACTCGCGCGTGACTGAGGGCGAGAAGCCCGGCGACTTCCACGGCTTCGGGCGGGACATCGAATCGGTGGGCGACTTCATCCGCCTGTGGGTGAGCCGCGCGGGGCGCTGGCTGAGCCCGAAGTTCCTGATCGGGGAGAGTTACGGCACCACGCGCGCCGCCGGGCTGAGCGGGTACCTCCAGCAGCGCCACGGCCTGTTCCTGAACGGGATCATGCTGGTGAGTTCCATCCTGGATTTCTCCACGGTGGACTTCACGCCGGGGCACGATCTGCCGTACGTGGTGCACCTGCCCACGCAGGCCGCGACCGCGTGGTACCACGGCGCCCTGGATGGCGACCGGACGCTCGCGGCCGTGCTGGCCGAAGCCGAGGCCTTCGCGGACGGCGAGTACGCCGCAGCGCTGCACCTGGGCGCCCGCCTGGACGACACGCGCCGGGCCGAGGTGGCGCGCACCTACGCCCGCCTGAGCGGCCTGAGCGAGGACTTCATCCTGCGGAGCGACCTGCGGGTCACGCTGGCCCGCTTCCGCAAGGAACTGCTGCGGGGGCGCGGCGTGACGGTCGGGCGCCTCGACAGCCGTTTCACCGGCCTCGACCGCGATTCGGGCGGCGCGGAACCGTCGGACGACCCCAGCATGACCGCGATCCTCGGGTCGTACACGGCGGCCATGAACCACTACGTGCGCGTGGAACTCGGCTTCGAGTCCGACCTGCCGTACGAGATCCTCACCGGCCGCGTGCGCCCGTGGAGCTACAAGGAATTCGAGAACAAGCACGTGCGCGTGTCGGACACGCTGCGCGAGGCGATGCACCAGAACCAACACCTGAAGGTCTTCGTGGCGTCCGGGTACTACGACTTCGCCACGCCGTACCACGCGACCCGCCACACCCTCGACCACCTCGCCCTGCACGGCTCGCTGCGCGGCAACGTCCGTGTGGCCTACTACGAGGCCGGGCACATGATGTATGTCCACCAGCCCAGCCTGGCAGCGCTGGCCGACGACCTGCGCACGTTCCTCGCGTGGGCCGTGGAACGTTGA
- the typA gene encoding translational GTPase TypA, which translates to MEYRNIAIIAHVDHGKTTLVDALLRQTLELGHGEEIVERAMDSNALERERGITILAKNTAVEYKGVKINIVDTPGHADFGGEVERVLGMVNGCLVLVDAAEGPMPQTRFVLRKAIELGLKPIVVINKIDRGDARPEEVVNLTFDLMAELGASDDQLDFPILYAIAREGKAYKDLDKPQDDMHELFDMVLEHIPAPETDLKAPFQMLVTNLDYSEYLGRIVLGRVQRGTVKKGDFVQLIHKDGTMTKSRVVQPFTHLGLRRIEIEEVGAGDIVALAGIEDAQIGETVADLADPEALPIITVDEPTVSMIFQPNTSPFAGKDGKYVTSRHLNDRLKREVMTNVSLKVEEIRPDEFKVSGRGELHLSILLETMRREGYEVQVGAPQVIIREIDGEKHEPIEHLVLDMPESLSSAVIGVLGSRKGQMVNMEPQGSRVRVEFKIPSRALFGFRTQFLTMTQGEGIMSHIFDGYAPWAGEIKSRQNGSLVSMEDGPAFAYSIWKLQDRGNFFIDAGTEVYIGMIVGENAREQDMNVNVCKNKKLTNVRSSGADDALTLIPPRRLSLEDALEYISEDELVELTPHNIRLRKKVLNPSFRK; encoded by the coding sequence ATGGAATACCGGAACATCGCCATCATCGCACACGTTGACCACGGCAAGACCACGCTGGTGGACGCGCTGCTGCGCCAGACCCTGGAACTGGGCCACGGTGAGGAAATCGTCGAGCGCGCCATGGACTCCAACGCCCTGGAACGCGAGCGCGGCATCACCATCCTCGCGAAGAACACGGCCGTGGAGTACAAGGGCGTCAAGATCAACATCGTGGACACGCCGGGCCACGCGGACTTCGGCGGCGAGGTCGAGCGCGTGCTCGGCATGGTGAACGGCTGCCTGGTGCTCGTGGACGCCGCGGAAGGCCCCATGCCGCAGACGCGCTTCGTGCTGCGCAAGGCCATCGAACTGGGCCTCAAGCCCATCGTGGTCATCAACAAGATCGACCGGGGTGACGCCCGGCCCGAGGAAGTCGTGAACCTCACCTTCGACCTGATGGCCGAACTCGGCGCCAGCGACGACCAGCTCGACTTCCCGATCCTGTACGCGATTGCCCGTGAAGGCAAGGCGTACAAGGATCTGGACAAGCCCCAGGACGACATGCACGAGCTGTTCGACATGGTGCTGGAGCACATCCCCGCGCCGGAAACGGACCTGAAGGCCCCCTTCCAGATGCTCGTCACGAACCTCGACTACTCCGAGTACCTGGGCCGTATCGTGCTGGGCCGGGTGCAGCGCGGCACCGTGAAGAAGGGCGACTTCGTGCAGCTGATCCACAAGGACGGCACCATGACCAAGTCGCGCGTGGTGCAGCCCTTCACGCACCTGGGCCTGCGCCGCATCGAGATCGAAGAAGTCGGCGCCGGCGACATCGTGGCCCTGGCGGGCATCGAGGACGCGCAGATCGGCGAGACCGTGGCCGACCTGGCCGACCCGGAAGCGCTGCCGATCATCACCGTGGACGAACCCACCGTGAGCATGATCTTCCAGCCGAACACCAGTCCGTTTGCCGGCAAGGACGGCAAGTACGTCACGTCGCGCCACCTGAACGACCGCCTCAAGCGCGAGGTCATGACCAACGTGTCGCTCAAGGTCGAGGAGATCCGCCCGGACGAGTTCAAGGTCTCGGGCCGCGGGGAACTGCACCTGTCGATCCTGCTCGAAACCATGCGCCGCGAGGGCTACGAGGTGCAGGTCGGCGCGCCGCAGGTCATCATCCGCGAGATCGACGGCGAGAAGCACGAGCCGATCGAGCACCTCGTCCTCGACATGCCCGAGAGCCTGTCCAGCGCCGTGATCGGCGTGCTGGGCTCGCGCAAGGGCCAGATGGTGAACATGGAACCGCAGGGCAGCCGCGTGCGCGTGGAGTTCAAGATCCCCAGCCGCGCCCTGTTCGGCTTCCGCACCCAGTTCCTGACCATGACGCAGGGCGAGGGCATCATGAGCCACATCTTCGACGGCTACGCGCCGTGGGCCGGCGAGATCAAGAGCCGCCAGAACGGCTCGCTGGTCAGCATGGAAGACGGTCCGGCCTTCGCGTACTCGATCTGGAAGCTGCAGGACCGCGGCAACTTCTTCATCGACGCGGGGACCGAGGTGTACATCGGCATGATCGTCGGTGAGAACGCCCGCGAGCAGGACATGAACGTGAACGTCTGCAAGAACAAGAAGCTCACGAACGTGCGCTCCAGCGGTGCCGACGACGCCCTGACGCTGATCCCGCCGCGCCGCCTGAGCCTGGAAGACGCGCTGGAGTACATCAGCGAGGACGAACTGGTGGAACTGACGCCGCACAACATCCGCCTGCGCAAGAAGGTCCTGAACCCCAGCTTCCGCAAGTAA
- a CDS encoding AI-2E family transporter, whose product MTRPSVHVQVINLQPVALTVIGVLLLLLFFSQVAPSLLAITLAIILATALNPLARFLERWMPRAAAGTLTVLLVVAALFGLAYVAVPPVVKQLSGLNSGAPLDLGHIEQSVNAWLDRHPEVDSVVPDGATSQLSQQVGALTRKVTGMLPSVLALVAGGLATALVTLVMVVFVLGNPVPLVNGFLGAVPPTYRLRAARALAQVLKQVGAWGRATLLIMATTGSITAAGFYLLGVHNWLVFGILAALGELVPTIGPIVATLPPVLFTLAEDPHKALLVLAFVLVFQQLEGFVLAPFLVGGAGGLHPLSVTVGVVLFGGVFGLTGAFLTVPFLIVIKALYQHFYLCDAPDIPDAVAMALISGVVEDQLGREDEARLEAQRAEIEARDAALADQLERGELDLEAALEPPAEGGSALPRP is encoded by the coding sequence GTGACGCGGCCGTCCGTGCACGTGCAGGTCATCAACCTGCAACCCGTGGCGCTCACGGTGATCGGCGTGCTCCTGCTCCTGCTGTTCTTCAGCCAGGTCGCGCCGTCGCTGCTGGCGATTACGCTGGCGATCATCCTCGCCACCGCCCTGAACCCGCTGGCCCGCTTCCTGGAGCGCTGGATGCCCAGGGCGGCGGCCGGCACCCTGACGGTCCTGCTGGTCGTGGCCGCGCTGTTCGGCCTCGCGTACGTGGCGGTGCCGCCGGTGGTGAAACAGCTCAGCGGCCTGAACTCCGGCGCGCCGCTGGACCTCGGGCACATCGAGCAGTCGGTCAACGCGTGGCTCGACCGGCACCCGGAGGTGGACAGCGTCGTGCCGGACGGGGCCACGTCCCAGCTCAGCCAGCAGGTCGGCGCCCTGACGCGCAAGGTGACCGGCATGCTGCCCAGCGTGCTCGCCCTGGTCGCCGGGGGCCTGGCGACCGCGCTGGTGACGCTGGTGATGGTCGTGTTCGTGCTCGGCAACCCCGTGCCGCTGGTCAACGGCTTCCTGGGGGCGGTGCCGCCCACGTACCGGCTGCGGGCCGCGCGGGCGCTCGCGCAGGTGCTCAAGCAGGTGGGCGCGTGGGGCCGCGCGACGCTGCTGATCATGGCAACGACCGGCAGCATCACGGCAGCCGGGTTCTACCTGTTGGGCGTGCACAACTGGCTGGTGTTCGGCATCCTGGCCGCGCTGGGCGAACTCGTCCCGACCATCGGGCCGATCGTGGCGACCCTGCCGCCGGTGCTGTTCACGCTGGCCGAGGACCCGCACAAGGCCCTGCTGGTGCTGGCGTTCGTGCTGGTGTTCCAGCAGCTCGAGGGCTTCGTGCTCGCGCCCTTCCTGGTCGGCGGGGCGGGCGGGCTGCACCCGCTGTCGGTCACGGTGGGGGTGGTGCTGTTCGGCGGGGTGTTCGGCCTGACCGGCGCGTTCCTGACGGTGCCGTTCCTCATCGTGATCAAGGCGCTGTACCAGCACTTCTACCTGTGCGACGCGCCGGACATCCCGGACGCGGTCGCCATGGCCCTGATCAGCGGCGTGGTCGAGGACCAGCTGGGCCGCGAGGACGAGGCCCGGCTGGAGGCGCAGCGGGCCGAGATAGAGGCGCGCGACGCGGCCCTCGCTGATCAGCTGGAGCGCGGCGAACTCGACCTGGAAGCCGCGCTGGAACCGCCTGCAGAGGGTGGCAGCGCCCTGCCCCGGCCATAA
- a CDS encoding PhzF family phenazine biosynthesis isomerase produces the protein MIAYSEVRAFTATPGQGNRAGVVLDAAALTDAEMQALATYLDAPETVFVIRMGDGRVRVRYFTPTCEVAFCGHATVALGLMLAQAGYWAGEALELETLSGRVPLRLISDAGVPVQVWMRQHRHESRLLPTTLRSRLADALGISDRMVHRGLPLAAASSGQWSAFVPLLDAVILDGLDPDLPAIEQLSEELDVESVYAYAPMGVNRFAARDFAPRVGIPEDPVTGSAGGALMGLLAHHGRLPVRSGRAAGMVYQGHAVGSPGEVEVEVEVDGTQVVAIHVGGCAVLEREGRWQR, from the coding sequence ATGATCGCGTACAGCGAGGTGCGGGCCTTCACGGCCACGCCCGGCCAGGGCAACCGCGCGGGCGTGGTGCTGGACGCCGCCGCCCTGACCGACGCGGAGATGCAGGCCCTGGCGACCTACCTGGACGCGCCGGAGACAGTATTCGTGATCCGCATGGGCGACGGCCGCGTGCGGGTGCGCTACTTCACGCCGACGTGCGAGGTCGCGTTCTGCGGGCACGCGACCGTCGCGCTGGGCCTGATGCTCGCGCAGGCCGGGTACTGGGCGGGCGAGGCGCTGGAACTCGAAACGCTGTCGGGCCGCGTGCCGCTGAGATTGATCAGCGACGCGGGGGTGCCGGTGCAGGTGTGGATGCGTCAGCACCGCCACGAGTCCCGGCTGCTGCCGACCACGCTGCGCTCCCGCCTGGCCGACGCGCTGGGCATCAGCGACCGCATGGTGCACCGGGGCCTGCCGCTGGCGGCCGCGAGCAGCGGGCAGTGGTCAGCCTTCGTTCCGCTGCTGGACGCCGTGATCCTCGACGGCCTTGACCCGGACCTGCCGGCCATCGAGCAGCTCAGCGAGGAGCTGGACGTGGAGTCGGTGTACGCCTACGCGCCGATGGGCGTGAACCGCTTCGCCGCCCGCGACTTCGCGCCCCGCGTGGGCATCCCCGAAGACCCTGTGACCGGCAGTGCGGGGGGCGCGCTGATGGGCCTGCTCGCGCACCACGGGCGGCTGCCGGTGCGCTCGGGCCGCGCGGCGGGCATGGTGTACCAGGGCCACGCGGTCGGGTCGCCCGGAGAGGTCGAGGTGGAGGTCGAGGTGGACGGCACGCAGGTCGTGGCGATCCACGTGGGCGGCTGCGCCGTGCTGGAACGCGAGGGCCGCTGGCAGCGCTGA